A portion of the Algisphaera agarilytica genome contains these proteins:
- a CDS encoding N-acetylneuraminate synthase family protein, translating into MGQADSKPMFAPADAEHPPRVMVIAEIGVNHDGDPNRAAQLIRAAAAVGADAVKFQLFHPDRLLSNEALLAGYQEGKANDAKSLLEKLTLSAEQLQPLREFAESCGVKFIVTPFSPDDVADLATLDVDAVKIASPDAVNTPLLDAAAALGKPMLISTGTCELDELDAAAQHTRVSRGALLQCVSSYPTPDQDAALGGMRALAYRFPGIAVGYSDHTAALDTGALAVAAGAQVLEKHLTHDRSAPGPDHAASVEPEGLRQYVAAVRRASGMLGPLNKTCTDLERDVQKISRQSVCVLTDLPAGHVLQRDDLTVKRPGTGIPAAELGPIVGRTLARPVDAGCLLRPSDLASP; encoded by the coding sequence ATGGGCCAAGCCGATAGCAAGCCGATGTTCGCCCCCGCCGACGCCGAGCACCCGCCGCGCGTGATGGTCATCGCCGAGATCGGCGTCAACCACGACGGCGACCCCAACCGCGCCGCCCAACTCATCCGCGCCGCCGCTGCGGTCGGGGCCGACGCGGTGAAGTTCCAGCTCTTCCACCCCGACCGTTTGCTCTCGAATGAAGCGCTGCTCGCGGGCTACCAGGAAGGCAAAGCCAACGACGCGAAGTCGCTGCTGGAAAAACTCACGCTGTCGGCCGAGCAATTGCAGCCGCTGCGCGAATTCGCCGAATCATGTGGCGTTAAGTTCATCGTCACGCCGTTCAGTCCGGACGATGTCGCCGACCTGGCCACACTCGACGTCGATGCCGTGAAGATCGCTTCGCCCGACGCGGTGAACACACCGCTGCTCGACGCCGCCGCCGCGCTGGGCAAACCCATGCTCATCTCCACCGGCACCTGCGAACTCGACGAACTCGACGCCGCGGCGCAACACACACGCGTTAGCCGAGGCGCGCTGCTGCAATGTGTTTCGTCCTACCCCACACCCGACCAGGACGCCGCGCTCGGCGGCATGCGTGCGTTGGCTTACCGCTTCCCCGGCATCGCCGTCGGCTACTCCGATCACACCGCCGCCCTGGACACCGGCGCCCTGGCCGTCGCCGCCGGAGCCCAGGTCCTCGAGAAACACCTCACCCACGACCGCAGCGCCCCCGGCCCCGACCACGCCGCCAGCGTCGAACCCGAGGGCCTACGCCAATACGTCGCCGCCGTCCGCCGGGCCTCGGGCATGCTCGGCCCGCTCAACAAGACCTGCACCGACCTCGAACGCGACGTGCAAAAAATCTCCCGCCAAAGCGTTTGCGTCCTCACCGACCTGCCCGCCGGCCACGTCCTCCAGCGAGACGACCTCACCGTGAAACGCCCCGGCACCGGCATCCCCGCCGCGGAACTCGGCCCCATCGTCGGCCGCACCCTCGCCCGCCCCGTGGACGCCGGCTGCCTGCTCCGCCCCAGCGATCTCGCGTCCCCGTGA